The window TGACTATCTGATATCAAACTATTCCTCCTTGCTCAACATGAAGATTATCTTCTGGCATGTGATTCTGTATACTTCACTTCTCATTCTGCTTCAGGCAATCATGAAAATGAAAATTCGTAGCTGCCTGATTTGATGTTCTGTAAGTCGCTGCGAATGCCTGGACCCACTTTTGACTTCACCACACAGCTCacagcccctccatctccctcactTTCAGCACCACTTCAACGCCAAAAAGCTACAGAAATGGACGCCCCAGTGGAAGATTCCGACATCAAACTCCAAAAGGTCTCAGCAGACCTCATATCCGAATTTGACACGCGTCTCCCCCTGTTCTTGTTTCGTCGGCAGCGAAGCGGGGACAGCTCCCAAAAAGTGAGGAAGCAAGTCACAGCAAGAGAAGCAGACGGGTTGATCGCCGGTGTATGTACCCAATCAACTCACTATCCAACGCAAAAAAGTAACCAGAAAAGTGCCTCGACCCCTTCCAAGAactcccccagctcctcgacccccacctctccaaatggatctccctcctctcctccgcctttgTCTCCTCgctcaacctcgccgccacctcATCCCACTCACTCTCCAACGATTACgacaccgccaaccccgaaAAAGAAGCGCTCCTCATCCCGCTGACCCAGGCCATCAGCAAAATAATCTACACCCTCTGCAAGATTCGCGGTGAAAAGGTCGTGGTACGGTTCCTCGGGAACGAAGTCTCCTGGCTGGAACCCCTGCTGTCATTTACAGAACAATGCCAAAAAACCAAAACATGGGAAGAGAGGTATGTCgggctgctgtggttgagCCATTTGCTGTTTGCGCCTTTTGACCTGGCCACCATTTCATCAAACAACTACGAGGATgcggatgatgaagacgaagacgaagagaagaagacggtggtggaggggctggaCCTGCAGTGGGAGAAACTACCGGGAATCACGGTTCGGGTCTTGCCTCTGGCGATTCGGTATCTGGCTAGCCCGGGGAAGGAAAGAGACGCGGCCAAGGCTCTGCTGGTCAGGTTGGCGCTGAGGAGGGACATGCAAGAACTGGGAGTGTTGGATGCTATGGTCAGGTGGGCGCTCAAAGCGCTGAGGCCAAAGCAGGAGAAGACGCCGTATCATTACATTGGTGTGTTGAGCTTTCTGGCGGGGGTGTTGACTTCTTCGGCGGATACGTCGGATATGGATCCGtacttggtgatggtttttcATGCTGTTCATGGGGCTGCTGAGAACAGTCAGGAGAGCGTCATGGCGTCTGCGTTGGCAAGGAAGGCGGTTATCAAGGTTATAAGGGCCGTGGCggtgttgtttttgaggGAAAACAAGGATTTGTATGAGGATATTGTCgggttggggctggtggAAACGACGATTGGGTTTTTGTTGGATTGTCTTGGGGACAATGACACCCCCGTGAGGTTTGCGGCCAGCAAGGCGCTGAGCATCATTGCGTTGAGGTTGGATCAGTACATGGCCAGCCAGGTCGTGGAGGCCGTGCTGGATGGACTGAACAAGAATGTGTTGAAGGGTAGAGAGACGCCTGGAAAGAAGGACTTGAGTGCGGTCAACCCGTTGGAGTGGCATGGGTTGATGCTCACCCTCTCACACCTGTTGTATCGGAGGTCACCACCGGCCGATCAGCTGGCCGAGATCGTCCAGGCACTTATTACGGGACTGTCATTTGAACGCAGAGCTCTCTCGGGAGGCTCGTCGGGGACAAACGTCAGGGATGCAGCATGCTTTGGAATATGGGCCATGGCCAGGAGATACACCACAAAAGAACTGCTTGCGGTCCCGACAGAGTCCATGATCATAGGGGCGCATGCTCCGGGCAGCTCTGTCTTGCAAATCACAGCTACGGGGCTAGTTGCGGCTGCTTGCCTGGATCCTGCGGGCAATATCAGACGCGGCTCCTCAGCTGCGCTCCAAGAGCTGATCGGGCGACATCCCGACACAGTCACAGAAGGCATCTGGGTTGTGCAAACGGTGGACTATCACGCTGTTGCCTTGAGATCCAGAGCGCTCCAGGAGGTTGCTCTGGGTGTCACCAAGCTTTCGCCACGATATGGCGAGGCTATACTGGAGGCGTTGCTCGGATGGCGAGGTgtcggtgatgttgatgctgcttCCAGACGGGCGGTCGGGGCTTCTTTCGGGGCGTTGACTGCAGAGTTGGCCTTGACAACCCCGGATCCCCTCAAGAGGCTTCGACAATCAGTCAGCTTAGCCAGAGGCGTCTTAGCATCTCTCCAAGCGCGTCAGGTGGAGGAAAGACATGGCTTGTTGATGAGTATAGCTGGTGTGTTCGATGGATTTCCCAAAGTTGTCGGCGGGCAGGCGGATTACCAAAGCGAAAGCCTCATCAGCTTTGTCAACTCTTCCGCAGACGGGGTGCTCGAAATTCTCGAAGACTGCAACGCAAAGACTTATCGGCGTCCAGAACTTGTCGCGGAAGGAGCCAGCAGGCTGATAATTTCTGCGGCCCCTATCCTCCAAGCTGTTATGTCCACTTCCGGTGTTCAAAATTCGCCCACAGCAATAGTATCTGGGCCAGAACTGATAGAAGAAAACGCAGGCGAGATCACCCAGCTGGTGAGGGCCCTAGGAGCAAGAGAAGGCCCAGTCAAGGGATTTGTCAAGCTCACGAGAAAATACCTGGCAAAGTGGCTTCTCACGCAAGAGCCGGACCTGATCACACCTGCCGCAGACGCAGCTCTCACTATGCTCATATTTAGCGACGATGGTGAGCGCGAAGAAATTGTCAGGGAGTGGGCAGGAATTGTTCGACACCGCCCGACATCATCCAGAGTTGCCACATGGGGCGGGCATTTCTCTGCACTTGCCATGTCCTACTCGATAGCCTCCACCCTCCAAACGGTTCAAATCAAGAACTTGATCTGTGATTCATTTGTGGAGAGGTGGAACACGGATCCACATACCGATGTTCATGTTGCTGTCCTTCAGAGCCTTACGAGGAGCAACAGCAAGAGCGGTTTGCTGAGGGACAATACGGATATTTTCCTACCTCTGATAGCAGAGGGCCTGGATGactacaccaccacagcacaAGGCGATGTTGGTTCTATGGTGAGGTTCCAAGCCATCCGGGCGACAAAAGCCTTGTGGACAGAGCCACCTTCTGGGCCTTTGGTCGAAGGTTTAATCCTGAGGATCCTGCGCCTGGCAGCAGAGAAACTGGACAGAGTGCGCGCAGAGGCCCAGGTTGCCCTCTCTCTAGTCTTGAAACCAGAGCATGTTTTCCGGCGTCCCCCCTTGTCACATCACGCTAACCTTTCTTCTATCAGATTCAGAGCCCCGTTCCTCCAAacaaccttctcctcgaccgCGTACTTCACCTcactcctctccctcccctccaagctCCTCGATTCTGTCTCCTCGTCAACTTTgttctccaacccccaagaaTGGCTCTGCCCCCTGTTGTCAGGCTACGTCTCCTCGGCAGACACGGGCAACGAAGAGCTTGTCATCGCCACCAGATCCGCTCTCTTGTCGCACTGTCTCGCCTCCCCTGACATTACCCTGGACATCGTCACCGCTCTGATATCGAACCTGAGGACTCATCAGAAAAACGACAGGGTGCTGGTCCCGACACTGGAAGTGTTGAGATTCTTGCTTGACATGTCTGTTGTCTCTCCTGAGGGGATAAACTGGAAGACGCTGTGTCTGCTTGTGCAAAAGGCGGCGTATAAAACGGGGAATGTGAGGAAACTGGAGGCCTGTATTGGGCTGTATGGCGGAGTTGTTCTACAGGGGGAAgcggaggggagagaggaagcCAAGAAAAGACTGGGAGCGTTGATGATACATCCTTGGCCTAGGGTGAGGAGTGcggttgttgatcagctttGGAGGGTGTACAGCAGCGGCAGTAacggtgaggaggaaaaaggggggaagtTGCTTGGTACTGATTGGGGAGCTACCAATAAGGGGTCGATCCAGCAGCTGGTCAACGAGCTGGGGTTAACAGGTGCCTGATAGATAGCTTCCACTCGGGATTTCGCCGGGTACGTGAAGCGAACATCTAGAGAGATGGTATTGAGATGGCGAATGGCACACCGACAGGCTTGCTGACGGCCCGCTGCGCAAAAATGATCCCCCATGCGTATCTCATCCTGAGATAAGCTGTCCTGAAGCAGTAGATCACCATCATATCACCGTCATCATTACAGCCACGTATTATTATCATCACTATCACCAATCATTTCACCGCCAACGGTTGCCGTCATTTAGTGTCTTCAAAAGATCAAATAGGAAAACAGGGCTGGCATACGATTGGAAGGTTCTTTGTGGGGAAACCAAGCCAAGACCCCGTTCTGTGGCTGTTGAAGCTACGGGCTTGCATCCGGGCCAATCGGATGGCGGCCTGTCGAAGTCAAGTCAAGTCAAGTCAGGTTGGGCACTTTACTTTTAGAGGACGGTGGTGAGAATAATAACTGAGAGGGTTCTGATCGGACCGAGGTCGATGACTTTGTTCTTTCTACAAGGGCTGGCATTACTAGCAATGTGTTGTctgtggctggctggctggctggctgctcAAGGCGAAGCTGCGGCTCTCTCTCGCTCCCGTCAACAAACAACCCGAAGCCAAGAGCGCGACTGGGATCGGATGGGGTCAATGCAAAACCTAGCAGTTTATCTGTCTTGATTTCTTCGATCTGGAACTTGTCGAGTGTTGTGTGTTGTTCGTACTGTGTGATATGCCTCATCAACCGCTTTGATCATTGCAGGGTGCTCGAGTGACATCTGATGTCCGGAggacgggaaggggggttaCATTCTTCGAAGGCAACTGGGGCCAAAGGAGTCCACTATCACAAAAGATCTTTCACTCGTTGTGTAAATAGTTGTGTTTACAATTGGAAGATGTGAGCTCAGATCGAATTGTGAGGGTATCTGTGCAAAGAGGGACTGAAGAcattggaggggttggctcTTGCTCTTTACAAGCTTCACAAGCTCTCCCCACACTCTCAAGCTCTCGATGCAATtccccaccatcaaagaGGCACTCGACTCCCACAAAGCTTTGGTGTTGCCTCGAACGTAAAAGCTCGTCTCgatacatatatatatatatatgtatatgTCGTGAACGCCCATCATGTTCAAAACCGCATCACAAGACCTGATCTTCAGACATTTCCATATTAAATATCACCTGTCGTCCCTTCTGATTGTGCATCTACCCATATTCGTACCACCTCATGCGAACACGGGATGGAATCTCTCTGACCGTCACACAAGAACCCCCCCCCTGCTAACAATTTGCTTACCTAACCCTTCAGTCACCTCGTACTTCGTActagaaaaaaaaacgaaaAGAACCAAGACCTGCGAGCCGTGCCGGCGTCCAACCTTTCCCATGTCGCCGATTAATATCGAGAACAATTCCACCCTATCCAATCAACTCCAAATTACCTCCGGATTGCGAATCCACCTCGTGACCCACGGGCGCCCGACCAACAAACCCCGGCCCTTtgatcttctttttcttccttttcgTGACTTTCCCCCCGACGGGGTTCCTCTCAACGGGAAAACCCACTGCCCACGTGTGAGGCCTGTGGCCCCTTTGACGCCAGGGCATATCCCTGATGCCACACTAGATCGTAAAATGGGCTGGATTAATTGGACAACAAACTCCTGCCAGatccttcttccacccaCATTATGTACGGAATTTCCGTTGTTATGTGTATCATCGGTGTCGTCGTCACTGTCAACTGATAGGATCCATATCCGTTgggctttttttcttttttctttgatgTTTCTGTCCCATTTCTTGGCACTTTCGCTTGAAAGATTTTGTGTATACGGCCAAGGGGCTGCGGTGGGGGACTTGGGTGTCTTGTGCACAGGCCATATCAGAGAGACATGGCAGCGCAACCACGAGGAAGCAGGATCTTGCTTTTGTCGTGATACGATCGCGCGCGCACACATAtacgaaaaaaaaacaaacgaaaaaaaaacaaaacaaaaaaagatgaATATCGATCGAGATGGAGGTGTGATTCGCAAGCGTGAGGATTACATTCGGCCCACGCATTTCATTCTTCGTCTCGATCTCATGATGATGTCCTGATGGATGTTTATTTTGCTTGTGAAATGTCAGACACGGAGGAActctcacctccctcccagtCCCTTGCTTGCATCCAATCCACAGACTTTTCATCTACAATGTCACAGATGGGGCATTTTCATAACGGCCAAGAACGCTCCCTGGCGTCATGCTCGTCATGTGTTGTtccctcctgctgctgcccgccCGAGACGAATGCGATATAGGGTTATTTTTGCCTTGTTTtgcttcccccctctctaAGTTTGTGCATTTGCAAGATTCTTGGGTTGCGTCAGATGTTCTAAAAATTGATGAAGCAAGGTGGGAAGCGAACTGCGGAACGTGACGAGCCTCTTTTACGCTGGCTCCTTGGCTTCTTTTGCAACTTGTTTCAAAAAAGGGATAGGGTAAATGTGAGGAAAGATTGGCGAGGTGGTTGTGTAGAACAACctgagaggggagggagggggagggggggggtggttgtgagggGCTTCTGGTCAAGCTTCGGTGGAAAATGAAGACACACACCCCCGCGCTCCAAACCGTCTTTTGAGTGCTTGACACAACCCACCAGGACATCCCGCGCCTGGTTGCCCCAAAATGGCAAAACTTAACGCGGTTGGCTGGATTGTTCCTGGGGGACGGGCTCCTTTTCTTGTCCTGATGGTGGCTTGACAATTTGATGGCCAATAAGGGCTTTCCTCAGCGCGCGCCGTGCGAGTGAAACCGAAGCAATCACGGCATTGCAAGCAGAGCAGAGTTGGAAGAGCAAGAATCTCAGTGACGTGCGTGTGCTACGAAGCAGCGAATGGAAATTGGAGCGGGGCTATACCTACTGCCGAAGCTCGACGGAGTTTAGTCCGTCCTCTTGACGCCTCCTACCGCGTACTGTTGTATGCGATCTGCAGGAGCCAGCTGCTGTAATGATACCTTGTACGAGTCGCCAAAGCACTGAAAGAGCGGTCAGGCTTCTAAAAGATCCGAGCCAGTGTCGATATGTTGCCCGAAACCGTTGAACTGTAGGATGCGCTTCTCGCCGGGGGGCTTTTTAAGTGCAAGGGGCTTACTTTGCCTGATTAACAGAGATGTCACCGTCGTATATGGAAGGGGAACATCATGTCGGGATTCGGATGAAATGTCATTAGGAAGACTGGTTCAGCCACAACAGCCATGTAGGTTATGCGGCTCGATATGCCCAAAGCCGCAACCATGAACAGTGAAAATATGGCAGTTGAAACTGTGCCGGGTGCAAAAGAAGACGAGGTGAAGGCGGGAGGGGGCTGCGGACCTGGCCAAAGTCCAGAGCTCTTGGAAATGCACGTGTCAAGACGTCTTTGGAGATAAAACTCAAAAATGCATGGCTTCTGCAGAACCAAAACAGGCCGTGATATACCTACCGTTCTGAGAGCAACCAGCTGCAGAGCGCACTGTAACGGCCTGCCAGCCTCGCTTGGCACAAGAGATCAGCAGGTTTTGAACCCGAATCGTCTGCCGAGCTGGGTGCGGGGATTTTCGAGAATGAATCTTCTCAAAGCCCTCAACGATGGATCCTTGAAGCTTCAGATGTCAGAAAGactggagatggaggcgccggatggggaagaggcggaAAGCCAAGTCGACGGGAGCGTGTTGTTTCAACGGCTGGCGCCGCTCCGCAACCCCAGCCAAGCACCTGCCACTGCCGGAGTGATTTTCATCAGTTTCGACTAGTAGCAAGGAGATCTCGTAGACGGCGGCCTTTTCGATATTGCCGTGCTCGCGAATGAAACAGCGCTGTGCAAGCGCGGGTGCTGGCAATCGTATCTCATCGAATATAAGACTGGGCAGCGGCAGTGAAAATCTACCCCGCGTTACACAACTTGGACATTGCATACGCACCCCTATTCTCGAGTATCTCGCGGTGCTACATTGCtctttgttggtggtggctaTAGCGTTCCAGTTGATCTCGAACAAAGAAGACACCTACCCAAACGCATCGGCTGATCACCGTCGAAAGGATGAATGGGCAGCTGCGAGGGCAACGGGCGAGGGAATTTTGAAGCCGCCCGGTTGTGACGTCCAAGCTCCGAGGGCCGATGTCACCGTGGCCGCCAAGCGCCGGCGCGGGAGCAGACTCTTTCACCCGCGGCTCCGTCTGCCGTCATCAACCCAGCATTTGCACAGTACGGGGAGCAAAATGGCAATAAACGGGCCCTATGCTAGGCCTGCCGAACTTCCATCGTCGATGCTGCATATGCTGCAAAATTCCCTGAAGTCCAAGTCATGAGAGCAGCCGTTTGCCGATCACAACatgagagaagaaaaggggtaGGTGGAGGACGAAGCAAGGTCGGGCTACTCTAGACGGCGCAGAGGGTCTTGAAGTCGTGGTTGAGATTCGAGACACTCTATGATCTGAGACTGTTTGTTGTAGACATTCTTGGCTTTTTGACTTGCGGATGACACGCCCGGATCACAAGAAGGGATAAGATGAGGGGCATTCCCGCCCGCGCCTACCTGCAGACAACCACTAcgtacacacacacacacgcacacacacacacaacgaCTTTCTCTTCGACCTGCAGCTAAAGGCTTGACACCCGTCCGATTCCATCCCTGACCGCTTTGCGGCTGCATACCCACACATGCTTGACTGACACACAATATTTCGACCTGATTCTTTTTTCGTGCTCGGAGCCGAGTTGAGCACAGTGTGCGGAGGGTAAATGCAGAGTCAAGAGTATGGAAGCGGGCACTTTCCAAGCGAAAGCCGCAGCTCACATGCGTCAACAGCCAGCCTATAGTTGCTGATTCTTACTGCGAGAAACACCGCATGCAAGTAGCACCCTACGCTAGCCTGCCATAACGAGCGCGGAGTAGGACCCTACCACCATGAAAACTTGACAGCAAAGCAGTGGCCAAAACCGTCTGGCCGCAGTGTAGACAGGGGATGGCTTCCCCGCAGTGATGCTGATATATGTAGAGAGACAGCATCAAATGGTTCAGAACTAGCGGTCGGGAGGCTGTCCAACCTGGCCTGATTATGGATCGCTGACGGGTTGCTCGACATGTGCGTCGCCATAAAAAGAAGGAATGGTCAGCGATGCGAGACAACCGAAGGCCGCAGCATCTGCGGAAAATACAGGCGCAGGGGGTGGCAGGTATAAGATATTCAGAGGGATAATAACACGCACGCACGAGCCTGAAAATATGCCCCTATGGAGAGATGAAATGGGCATgggcagaaaaagaagccaacGGATAGCTGCCCGTGATCGACATGCAGCCTTCAGACCCGGCACCTCGCTCTTGTGATACCCTCGAGTTGCCAAAATTGTCTCCTGTTGGTTTTGTTATTTTGATCTTTCTCGTCCGTCGGCCGTGGTGTCGTGTCAGCACAAAGCTGTTTTCTTTCTCGCAAAGCGAACGCCGAGGCTTGCGCGCAGAagggaaaagggaaaggaaCGGCAGCGGCCCTGGTCTTTTTAGTCGCGGATCAAACCCACTGGCTCCACTAATCCCCCTGTTAGCGTGGGTCCCCCCTTGGCCCGCAGTCCGGCCTTCGACCCGCTGCAATCCCACGCAACGGAgcagacaagaagaagctggaagCCCACCCATTTCAGTCCACTTCTGGCCCAGCTGAACCACGCACCTTGCCCCGACAAGGAAACCTCGCCCGACCCAGCCAGACCACCGACCAGACCACTtccaaacacaaacaacagcACCGTGACACATCACGCCTTTTGGCCTCTAGCACGCTCTCACACCACCTGTCACCCCGGCTAGGTATATcagcaacacaacaacaacaagaacaacaactctTGCGACACCCATTGTTTGAATGACAGCGGCGCTTTGAAGGAATCGTCCGAACCCCGA is drawn from Podospora pseudocomata strain CBS 415.72m chromosome 1 map unlocalized CBS415.72m_1, whole genome shotgun sequence and contains these coding sequences:
- a CDS encoding uncharacterized protein (COG:O; EggNog:ENOG503NWFH; BUSCO:EOG09260APA), which translates into the protein MDAPVEDSDIKLQKVSADLISEFDTRLPLFLFRRQRSGDSSQKVRKQVTAREADGLIAGCLDPFQELPQLLDPHLSKWISLLSSAFVSSLNLAATSSHSLSNDYDTANPEKEALLIPLTQAISKIIYTLCKIRGEKVVVRFLGNEVSWLEPLLSFTEQCQKTKTWEERYVGLLWLSHLLFAPFDLATISSNNYEDADDEDEDEEKKTVVEGLDLQWEKLPGITVRVLPLAIRYLASPGKERDAAKALLVRLALRRDMQELGVLDAMVRWALKALRPKQEKTPYHYIGVLSFLAGVLTSSADTSDMDPYLVMVFHAVHGAAENSQESVMASALARKAVIKVIRAVAVLFLRENKDLYEDIVGLGLVETTIGFLLDCLGDNDTPVRFAASKALSIIALRLDQYMASQVVEAVLDGLNKNVLKGRETPGKKDLSAVNPLEWHGLMLTLSHLLYRRSPPADQLAEIVQALITGLSFERRALSGGSSGTNVRDAACFGIWAMARRYTTKELLAVPTESMIIGAHAPGSSVLQITATGLVAAACLDPAGNIRRGSSAALQELIGRHPDTVTEGIWVVQTVDYHAVALRSRALQEVALGVTKLSPRYGEAILEALLGWRGVGDVDAASRRAVGASFGALTAELALTTPDPLKRLRQSVSLARGVLASLQARQVEERHGLLMSIAGVFDGFPKVVGGQADYQSESLISFVNSSADGVLEILEDCNAKTYRRPELVAEGASRLIISAAPILQAVMSTSGVQNSPTAIVSGPELIEENAGEITQLVRALGAREGPVKGFVKLTRKYLAKWLLTQEPDLITPAADAALTMLIFSDDGEREEIVREWAGIVRHRPTSSRVATWGGHFSALAMSYSIASTLQTVQIKNLICDSFVERWNTDPHTDVHVAVLQSLTRSNSKSGLLRDNTDIFLPLIAEGLDDYTTTAQGDVGSMVRFQAIRATKALWTEPPSGPLVEGLILRILRLAAEKLDRVRAEAQVALSLVLKPEFRAPFLQTTFSSTAYFTSLLSLPSKLLDSVSSSTLFSNPQEWLCPLLSGYVSSADTGNEELVIATRSALLSHCLASPDITLDIVTALISNLRTHQKNDRVLVPTLEVLRFLLDMSVVSPEGINWKTLCLLVQKAAYKTGNVRKLEACIGLYGGVVLQGEAEGREEAKKRLGALMIHPWPRVRSAVVDQLWRVYSSGSNGEEEKGGKLLGTDWGATNKGSIQQLVNELGLTGA